TTCAGTTATTGGGGCAGTGATTTTAGGGGACTGGTTTGAAGGAACGCTCGTCCTTTTTTTGTTCTCTTTAGGTACAACGCTGCAAATTTTTACCTTTGGTCGCACGCGCAATGCTATCAGCGCCTTGATGGATTTGACTCCATCTACTGCTACGGTTAAGCGGGGAAATCAGGAGGTGACAGTACCCGTTGAAAGTGTTCAAGTGGGGGAAATTTTGACGATTCGACCAGGACAGCGTGTGGCGTTGGATGGCGTAGTGATTTCTGGTACAAGCGCAATTGACCAATCCCCGATTACAGGGGAGTCAATCCCAGAAGATAAAGAAAGAGGCGATACGGTTTATGCTGGGACGTTGAATCAATCAGGTTTTTTAGAAGTTAAAGTCACTCATACATCTAATGATACGACCGTTGCCAAAATTATTCATTTGGTAGAAGAAGCCCAAGGAAGCCGTGCTCCCACGCAGCAGTGGGTGGATCGGTTTGCAGAGGTTTACACTCCGATTGTAATTTTGATCGCGATCGCCATTGCTGTCATTCCACCTTTGGCATTTGCCCAATCTTTTAACGTTTGGCTCTATCGGGCGCTGGTGATGCTCGTAATTGCCTGTCCTTGTGCCTTGGTCATTTCTACTCCTGTTTCAATTGTCAGCGCTATTGGTGCTGCAAGCCGACAGGGGGTATTATTCAAAGGAGGTAATGCACTGGAAACAGCCGGACGTCTGACTAGCCTTGCCTTTGATAAAACTGGCACCCTTACGCAAGGTTTACCCGTTGTGCAGGAAGTTTATGACCTTGGGAACGTAAGTACAAATGTGGTATTACAGATTGCAGCTTCACTGGAACAACTCTCAGAACATCCACTAGCGAAGGCAATTGTGGCAAATGCTCGCTTAGAAGGGATAGACTTAGAAACACCTGTTAACTTCACAGCGTTACCTGGTAAAGGCATTCAGGCAAAATTTGGTGAAGTTTTATACTTTGCTGGCAATCGACGCTTATTCACAGACTCTGGTATTGGTTTGTCGGCTGTTGCTGAATCTCTGTTGGCTGAAATTGAACAACTCGGTCAAACCCCGGTGCTGATAGGGACGACTCAAGGATTATTGGGAGCGATCGCGCTTTCGGATGGACTGCGGTTAGAAGCAACGGAGGCGGTGCGACAGCTCAAGCGCTTTGGGTTAAAACGGTTGGTGATGCTAACGGGCGATCGCACTGCTGTTGCTAAGCAGATTGCCCAAGAAGTAGGAATCACAGAGTATCGAGCAGAACTTTTACCCTCAGACAAGCTTCAAGCAATTGAACAAATGCGTGGTTCTGGGGTGGTAGGTATGGTAGGAGATGGTATTAACGATGCTCCTGCTTTAGCAGCTGCGGATATTAGCTTTGCAGTTGGTGGAATTGACATTGCCCTAGAGACAGCAGATGTGGTGCTGGTTGGGAGTGACTTGAGACGGCTTGCTTATGCAGTGGATTTAAGTCGCCGTACTGTCTTAGTGATTCAACAGAATGTCGTCTTTTCTTTGGTAACAAAAGGCTTGTTTTTGTTGTTGGGGACTTTTGGTTTTGTTGGGTTAGCGATCGCCGTCTTAGCAGACACAGGAACTTCCCTGCTTGTGACTGCGAACGGAATGCGCTTATTTAGAACCAAGACTGTTGAAGATTAGGCAATGGCACATAACCACAGCCACAGGCATCACGACTCGTAATTGTTACTGTCCAAGACCTGCACCCCGATTCGGTTCATTTTTGAGCACTATTACTTCTTGACAAATCGTTTCTGACCTTAACCTGTCAACGATGGCAACACTACTGTGAAGCAGACTTTCATGGGTTTGGGTTTGATAACGGGTTAACAGTTAAAGGCAATTGAACGATGAAGGTGCTACCTTTACCAAGTTGGCTTTGCACATGCAGGCTACCTCTGTGTGCTTCAACAATTGCTTGAGCGATCGCCAGTCCTAATCCTGATCCACCAGTGGTACGCGAGCGATCGCTATTCACCCGATAAAAGCGATTAAAAATCCGCTTTTGCTCACCAGGTGCAATGCCAATCCCCGTATCTTGAACTTCAATCACAGCATAACCGTTGTTGCATTTGAGAATGACATTTACATAACCGCCTGCTGTGGTGTATTTAATCGCATTAGCAATCAAATTAGAAAGCAGCCGTAAAAGTTGGTCTTCATCTCCCATCACATACAACGGCTGATCAGACAACACAGAAGATGTTAATTTCAAAGAAGCTGCACTCGCTAACGCGGAAAACTCTTCTATAAGGTCATGAATCAAAACGTTGAGACAGCAAGGTACCCATTGTGTCGCCAGCGTTTGCTGATCCAATCGAGATAGTAGCAGTAAGTCACTTACCAGTTCAGCGAGTCGGTAATTTTGACGTTGAATAGATGCCAGGGTATCTCGTGCTTCTTGTTCAGATAGATGTTCTATATCAAGTATAGTTTCTACTGTTGCATTAATTGCTGCTAGAGGAGTACGCAACTCATGGGAAGCATCAGACGTAAACTGTTGCATTTGTTTGTATGACCTGTCAATTGGTCGCATCGCCAACCCCGCTAGCCACCAACTAGAACCGCCAACAAGGAGTACTGTAATTGGCAATCCCAGCGCCAAAACCAATTTTAAAGCAGCCAGACGATTGTCAAGCTCTTTGAGACTACGCCCCACCTGTATATAGCCCCAAACCTGATTATCTTGAATATGCAACGGCAAAGTCTTTTGATTATAACGATTGCCTTGCGGGTCTTTGAGTGTTTGCCACACTTTTGTTTGCACAATCGCTGGTAATTCGTGAGGTTGGAAACCAGCCACAGCAATTAAGCGTCCTGAAAGATTGACAAAACGGATGTAATATTGCTTATTTTTGTAAACAGGACTAAAAAGACCGTGTTCAGGAAGTGTATGTTGGCTTTGACCAAAGATTTTTTCAGTAGGGCAGCTAGACTCAACTAGACAAATATTTGGTAGAACCTGTTGGAAAACTGGCTCCATACGACCAGGTTTTTTCAAAGTCGGTTCAATCACATCATGTAGTGTGCCTGAGACAGACTCTAGTTCTTGGTTGATGGAAAACAAGTAAGCGTCAATAATGACCTCATAAACGACGAAACCGCATACAGTCAAAATCAGACCCATTACTACTGCATACCACAGAGCAAGGGAGGTGCGAGTCTGACGAAACAGTCTAATTTGCATCACTGGAATTGAAACGATAGCCCATACTGGGAACGGTTTCGATAAAACCATCACAACCATGTTCTGACAATTTACGTCGCAACAGTCGAATTTGAGCCGCCACCACATTACTAACACGTTCCGCATTCAACGTATAAAGATGGCTCAAAATTTGTTCGCGGCTAAGAATTTGGTTGGGATGTTTCATGAAGTATTCGAGCAAATGAAATTCTTTCTTGGTTAAAGAAATGACCTGACTATCACCATTAGGGTGTTGATAGCAAACTGTACCACTACCATAATCTAAAATAAAACTACCAACTTGAAGTTGTTGAGGCTGAAACTGGGGCGATCGCCTTTGCAATGCACGCAACCGCGCCAGCAATTCCGCCATCCCAAACGGTTTAACCAAATAATCATCAGCCCCTGCATCCAGTCCAGCTACCTTATCTGCCATACTATCTTTAGCTGTAAGTATCAGAACGGGTAAAGGATTGCCACGAAGCCGTAATCGCTTGCAGAGTTCTAAACCCGAGATTCCTGGCAGTAACCAATCAAAAATTGCCAGTGTATATTGTGTCCATTCGTTCTCCAGGCAAATCCAAGCTTCAGTACCGTCTAAAACCCAGTCAACAATATATTTTTCCTTGCTCAATTTTCGCGCTATTGACGCGCCTAGATCTGGCTCATCTTCAACTAGGAGAATTTTCATAACGAGCAGAGATACCTTTGAAGTTTGTTCATCAATAAACTCTAAGCGTAGTCACACTAAGTAAGTGGGCGGGGAAATTTATAACTATGTAACGAAAACTTAACCAGAGCGATTAGAGTTAAACCTGATACGTTGTGTACTGTAGTTACCTTTTTCCCCCCTAGCTTTGATACCATCAATCACGGCATAAGCGAGGTCTAACTCATCATTGAATATTTGCCCACATAGTTCATCTTTTTTAAGGTGCTGCGACTCCAATTCAATTGGGTTCATCTGCGAACAGTATGTAGGCAAAAAAAAGATGTACAAACCCATGTGTTCCCACTTTGACCATAACTTTTGGGCGTCTTTACATCGGTGTATTGATCCGTTATCTTGTACAATTACTCTGATGCGTCCAGCGTTTTGAGCTTCTTGGGCTTCTTGTTCCATCATTTGGATGTAGGACTTGCGGTCAACCCCACCGATGACCAAACCATAAACAAAGCTAATTAAAGCGTTTTAGTAGCTCACTTTTGTTAAAATTGAGGTCGCGATGATCGCCTCTAAAAGAGCTTGTTCAGTATGTTGTCAATGGATAACTTTTTTTATGTAAAGATGAGCTTAATATAGCAGAGATGATAAAGTCCCAGCCAGTTAGCCAGATAATCAACTCAGGAGTTATCTGTTCTATGATTTTCTGTGACGAGCAGCACAGCTTAAAGGATAAAGACTGATCGTATAACTGATTGAGGGTTGAACAGTTTTGCCACTGTAACTCAGCTTTAAGATGTTCCCAAAATTGTTGTATGGGGTTCAGTAGTGGAGATAATGGTGCTAAAAAGATAGGGATAATCTTCTCTTGAATGCAAACAAGTTTAGCGGAAAATTTATGGCTTTTGTTAACCTCACGAGTGAACATGATGCTAAGTTTGATTTTTTAAATCGCTTTTGCCGATTAGCAACTGTCAATATTCTTTCAGGTATCATGGTACCTCTAGCAGGGTTAGTCGATGTGGCATTTTTGGGACACTTGACTGAAATCCGTCACTTAGCAGGAGTCATCCTGGCTACGATCTTGTTTGACTACCTCTACCGCGTTTTGAAATTCATACGCTCTTCAACCAATAGTATGACAGCGCAAGCCGTTGGACGAGAGGATTTCAACGCAATGATGCTAGTGGGACTGCGAAATGGGTTAATCGCTTTGGGAATAGCCGCACTAATTCTGATTTTCCAGTACCCCATAAGAGAACTGGGATTTACCCTATTGAGTGCAAATTCAGAGGTAAAAGATGCAGGTGTTGCTTATTTCAATGCTCGAATCTGGGGAGCACCTGCAGTTTTGCTAAACTATGTTTTGATTGGTTGGTTTTTTGGGCGGGAGATGAATAGCTTCGTATTGGTGATGTCCCTGATTGGTAACGCAGCAAACGTTGTGCTGGACTACGTAATGATTATCAATTGGGGTTGGGAAACTGCTGGGGCTGGATTAGCAACAGCTATTAGCCAGTATTTGACGCTGTTGGTCGGTCTGACGTTTGCGTGCTTTAATATCAAATGGCAGGATTTCCCGGCTGTTCTTCAAAAGGTTTTGGATTGGCAAGCCTTAAAAGCCTCCTTTGCCTTGAATGGAAATATACTTATCAGGTATTTAACTTTTATTACAGCTTTAGCCGTGTTCACCAATTTGAGTTCGTTAATGGGGACAACAATATTGGCTGAAAACGGTTTACTATTACAAGTTGTGACTTTAAGCGTTTTCGTCATTCAGGGAGTCGGACATGCTACCCAAAGTCTGACGGGTAAATTTAAAGGTAAAGGTGATTCCAAAAGGTTATTGCCACTTATTATAGTTGCAACGCTGACTAGTTTGTTGTGTGCACTTCCCTGGGCAATAGTATCTATCGTCTTTCCAAAAACAATATTTGGATTATTAACTAATCATGCTGAACTCACCAATGACATTGATAAGTACACTCTCTGGTTACTACCTGTGTTAGCATTTGCTGCGATCGCTTTCATGCTAGAAGGATATTTTATTGGTTTAGCAGAAGGCTCGACTCTACGTAACTCTTCCTTAACTGCCCTTGGGGTTGGATTTATACCCTTAGCTTTTGTTGCTTGGTATTTTCATAGTAACCATATTTTGTGGTTAGCTCTTTGTTTGTATATGATAACCAGCATGGTGATACTGGTGATACAGCTGCCAAGAACGTTTCACAACTACGATACTCATCATCAGCAGATTGCAACGGAAACATAACCTCAAAGCATTTGTCTATTATTAGACGCATTGCCCAATCTTGCTAAATCAATAATCGCATCCAATACGGTTGGTGATAAGCACGCTTAACATAAACCCGGTTTCTTTAAGAAACCGGGTTTTTCTGAGCAACAATTACGTTAACCGAACCCTTGATTTTTCTTCTCTGGTTTGAGATTGTTAACTAAAGTATACGTAAAAAAACTGATGTCAAGATTAAAGTTTATTTTACTGTTCGTAGTCGTAGTAGTCTCATTGATTACTTTCGATTTTGCTAGCACC
This portion of the Brasilonema sennae CENA114 genome encodes:
- a CDS encoding heavy metal translocating P-type ATPase; this encodes MTQTPSLKTQLLQVDGMDCGSCAKTIEASLLSLRGVTEASVSFATAKVKVSYDTKLLSETEIRNRITALGYTVKLSDEAKPHNHTHCCHSDHTHVEVAPAKKLQAQIGGMDCGSCAKTVEVGLQQIAGVLSASVSFATGRMQVSYNSQILSETAIYDRVRALGYTVEQSREVKPHHHSHSCSGNHDHEHDDHEHVEVACAKKLQVKVNGMDCGSCAKTIEVGLQQMAGVTDVSVNFATERLQLSYDPQLISEAAIYDRIKGLGYTVEQSLEVSERHNTHDDCDDHNHAHPVAKPTQKRDPADWKFWISNRRGQSVILAGVGLILGLLAQYLALPVWIARGFYGIGIVIAGYPIARAGLFELRLRRADMNLLMTISVIGAVILGDWFEGTLVLFLFSLGTTLQIFTFGRTRNAISALMDLTPSTATVKRGNQEVTVPVESVQVGEILTIRPGQRVALDGVVISGTSAIDQSPITGESIPEDKERGDTVYAGTLNQSGFLEVKVTHTSNDTTVAKIIHLVEEAQGSRAPTQQWVDRFAEVYTPIVILIAIAIAVIPPLAFAQSFNVWLYRALVMLVIACPCALVISTPVSIVSAIGAASRQGVLFKGGNALETAGRLTSLAFDKTGTLTQGLPVVQEVYDLGNVSTNVVLQIAASLEQLSEHPLAKAIVANARLEGIDLETPVNFTALPGKGIQAKFGEVLYFAGNRRLFTDSGIGLSAVAESLLAEIEQLGQTPVLIGTTQGLLGAIALSDGLRLEATEAVRQLKRFGLKRLVMLTGDRTAVAKQIAQEVGITEYRAELLPSDKLQAIEQMRGSGVVGMVGDGINDAPALAAADISFAVGGIDIALETADVVLVGSDLRRLAYAVDLSRRTVLVIQQNVVFSLVTKGLFLLLGTFGFVGLAIAVLADTGTSLLVTANGMRLFRTKTVED
- the rppB gene encoding two-component system sensor histidine kinase RppB, whose protein sequence is MQIRLFRQTRTSLALWYAVVMGLILTVCGFVVYEVIIDAYLFSINQELESVSGTLHDVIEPTLKKPGRMEPVFQQVLPNICLVESSCPTEKIFGQSQHTLPEHGLFSPVYKNKQYYIRFVNLSGRLIAVAGFQPHELPAIVQTKVWQTLKDPQGNRYNQKTLPLHIQDNQVWGYIQVGRSLKELDNRLAALKLVLALGLPITVLLVGGSSWWLAGLAMRPIDRSYKQMQQFTSDASHELRTPLAAINATVETILDIEHLSEQEARDTLASIQRQNYRLAELVSDLLLLSRLDQQTLATQWVPCCLNVLIHDLIEEFSALASAASLKLTSSVLSDQPLYVMGDEDQLLRLLSNLIANAIKYTTAGGYVNVILKCNNGYAVIEVQDTGIGIAPGEQKRIFNRFYRVNSDRSRTTGGSGLGLAIAQAIVEAHRGSLHVQSQLGKGSTFIVQLPLTVNPLSNPNP
- the rppA gene encoding two-component system response regulator RppA, giving the protein MKILLVEDEPDLGASIARKLSKEKYIVDWVLDGTEAWICLENEWTQYTLAIFDWLLPGISGLELCKRLRLRGNPLPVLILTAKDSMADKVAGLDAGADDYLVKPFGMAELLARLRALQRRSPQFQPQQLQVGSFILDYGSGTVCYQHPNGDSQVISLTKKEFHLLEYFMKHPNQILSREQILSHLYTLNAERVSNVVAAQIRLLRRKLSEHGCDGFIETVPSMGYRFNSSDAN
- a CDS encoding transposase, producing MVIGGVDRKSYIQMMEQEAQEAQNAGRIRVIVQDNGSIHRCKDAQKLWSKWEHMGLYIFFLPTYCSQMNPIELESQHLKKDELCGQIFNDELDLAYAVIDGIKARGEKGNYSTQRIRFNSNRSG
- the gntT gene encoding guanitoxin biosynthesis MATE family efflux transporter GntT — its product is MAFVNLTSEHDAKFDFLNRFCRLATVNILSGIMVPLAGLVDVAFLGHLTEIRHLAGVILATILFDYLYRVLKFIRSSTNSMTAQAVGREDFNAMMLVGLRNGLIALGIAALILIFQYPIRELGFTLLSANSEVKDAGVAYFNARIWGAPAVLLNYVLIGWFFGREMNSFVLVMSLIGNAANVVLDYVMIINWGWETAGAGLATAISQYLTLLVGLTFACFNIKWQDFPAVLQKVLDWQALKASFALNGNILIRYLTFITALAVFTNLSSLMGTTILAENGLLLQVVTLSVFVIQGVGHATQSLTGKFKGKGDSKRLLPLIIVATLTSLLCALPWAIVSIVFPKTIFGLLTNHAELTNDIDKYTLWLLPVLAFAAIAFMLEGYFIGLAEGSTLRNSSLTALGVGFIPLAFVAWYFHSNHILWLALCLYMITSMVILVIQLPRTFHNYDTHHQQIATET